A genomic stretch from Penicillium digitatum chromosome 4, complete sequence includes:
- a CDS encoding Taurine catabolism dioxygenase TauD/TfdA, whose translation MAPAATSSLPIAPHDLAGPISWDLFPDGLKTTGQHPPLYDHIIPFEKFPKQIDGPTVWKAEDHRENPEKWTHIFTQDQIDELSTASDAFLASKIPLTGISKTNFQLFTLATYLQDLRADLLDGKGFILFKGFPVEKWGNHKSAVAYMGLGTYLGYFVSQNSRGHVLGHVKDLGEDATQIDKVRIYRTNARQYFHADDSDIVGLLCIAKALEGGESDLVSSHHVYNTLAVERPDVLKTLTEPIWYFDRKGEKSKGQEDYIRTSVVYLERGEKGRVYTKWDPYYVRSLSRFSDAGIIPPLSNAQQEALRVLEETCVRLSLHMILDIGDIQFLSNAHVLHARTAYTDHAPPAPRRHLMRLWLATPESEGGWKLPFWDSNEKKRGGIQVDDQAPVALLDAE comes from the exons ATGGCTCCCGCTGCTACCTCCTCTCTTCCAATTGCCCCACACGACCTCGCAGGGCCGATCTCATGGGATCTGTTCCCAGATGGACTGAAAACCACCGGCCAACATCCCCCGTTGTACGACCACATTATCCCCTTTGAAAAGTTCCCTAAACAAATCGATGGCCCAACAGTCTGGAAGGCCGAGGATCACCGCGAGAACCCTGAAAAATGGACGCACATCTTCACCCAGGATCAGATCGATGAGCTGAGCACAGCATCGGATGCTTTCCTCGCATCCAAGATTCCGCTCACCGGAATCTCCAAG ACCAACTTTCAACTCTTCACTCTAGCCACCTACCTGCAAGATTTGCGCGCAGACCTTCTCGACGGCAAGggcttcatcctcttcaaggGCTTCCCCGTCGAGAAATGGGGTAACCACAAGTCCGCCGTGGCATATATGGGTCTCGGCACATATCTCGGCTACTTCGTCAGTCAAAACAGCCGCGGCCACGTCCTCGGCCATGTTAAGGATCTCGGCGAGGACGCGACCCAGATTGACAAAGTGCGCATCTACCGCACCAATGCTCG CCAATATTTCCACGCGGATGATTCCGACATCGTCGGTCTCCTCTGCATCGCCAAGGCCCTCGAAGGCGGCGAATCAGACCTCGTCTCCTCCCACCACGTCTACAACACTCTCGCCGTAGAACGCCCAGATGTCCTCAAGACCCTCACAGAACCAATCTGGTACTTCGACCGCAAGGGTGAGAAAAGCAAGGGTCAGGAAGATTACATTCGCACCAGTGTGGTGTACCTCGAGCGCGGCGAGAAGGGCCGCGTTTACACAAA ATGGGACCCATACTATGTCCGCTCCCTCAGCCGCTTCAGCGACGCAGGAATCATTCCCCCTCTGTCCAACGCACAACAAGAAGCCCTGCGCGTGCTGGAAGAAACCTGCGTGCGCTTGTCGCTGCATATGATCCTCGATATTGGTGATATTCAGTTCTTATCAAATGCACACGTTCTGCATGCCCGCACCGCGTACACAGATCATGCGCCCCCCGCCCCACGCCGCCATCTTATGCGTCTTTGGCTGGCGACGCCCGAGAGTGAGGGTGGGTGGAAGTTACCGTTCTGGGATAGCAATGAGAAGAAGAGGGGTGGGATTCAGGTTGATGACCAGGCTCCTGTCGCGCTTTTGGATGCGGAATGA
- a CDS encoding PIF1 helicase produces the protein MPFTFRLAEFSFKEHFGDDLPPRIRRLTNQFDPPNDKSNEDLALWYIQQDLAFSDKTLEEYDLPYPINDWASILTVQYEEVQEELSYDLDKQRSDFEQRYHLMTEGQKAAFDSIVRQVEGDPNNARFFLHGPGGTGKTFIYHALASYFRWRSPGAAGSNTRASIVQSTLQFAYVWDSSIQILSLVENMRLRSINPANVSLAQWLSQLCTDEAMEGLIPVPDCLLPNTGYEVDKFVDSIYPEDDLHRLANVADPTTLSRSCRFFAERAILTTKNTDVDAFNESILPFLPTEEWSLKSSDSCDLGAGLNSDIDLREDLTPQYLRTLSPSGFPLGDIRVKKGAPVMLLRNIDPRNGL, from the exons ATGCCATTCACTTTCAG ACTGGCAGAGTTCTCC TTCAAGGAGCATTTCGGCGATGATCTTCCTCCTCGCATTCGCCGGTTAACCAACCAGTTCGACCCACCTAACGATAAATCAAATGAGGACTTGGCTCTTTGGTATATCCAGCAGGATCTCGCATTCTCTGATAAGACGTTAGAGGAATATGATCTCCCTTACCCTATCAATGATTGGGCCTCTATCCTTACTGTTCAATATGAGGAGGTTCAGGAGGAATTATCCTACGATCTGGATAAGCAACGCAGTGATTTTGAACAACGATATCACCTTATGACAGAAGGTCAGAAGGCTGCCTTTGATAGTATTGTCCGGCAGGTCGAGGGAGACCCAAACAATGCCCGTTTCTTCCTACATGGTCCTGGTGGGACAGGGAAAACTTTTATTTACCACGCGCTAGCTTCGTATTTCCGATGGCGCTCCCCTGGTGCTGCG GGTAGTAATACCCGCGCCTCGATTGTTCAATCCACTCTACAGTTTGCCTATGTCTGGGATTCTTCAATCCAAATTCTCTCATTGGTTGAAAATATGCGCCTTCGCTCAATAAATCCTGCCAATGTCTCCCTCGCCCAATGGCTTTCCCAGCTTTGTACGGATGAAGCGATGGAGGGGTTGATTCCGGTACCAGATTGTCTCCTCCCAAATACAGGCTATGAGGTAGATAAATTTGTGGACTCAATTTATCCCGAAGATGACTTGCATCGGTTAGCTAATGTGGCCGATCCTACAACTCTCTCACGTTCCTGTCGGTTCTTTGCGGAGCGCGCTATTCTAACAACAAAGAAtactgatgttgatgcctttAATGAGTCTATTCTTCCGTTTCTCCCAACCGAAGAATGGAGTTTAAAGTCATCAGACTCATGTGACCTTGGTGCCGGTCTCAATTCTGATATTGATCTACGGGAAGATTTAACACCGCAATATCTACGCACTCTATCTCCGAGTGGTTTCCCATTAGGTGATATTCGCGTAAAGAAGGGCGCTCCGGTAATGCTGCTTCGGAATATCGATCCGCGTAACGGCCTTTGA
- a CDS encoding transcriptional factor B3 — translation MSYAGSDYSASSVHYLFYSSNASANVNTRSLFAIPAHCPIPKFKTTGDAYDTRVSDIPLSPDWNTRNTSAAPYATLLQLMWRSPSAVPSKILGTWSWNVHIMQLNQALTFTSVSATRDSRLSRSEAVLTYSIEGTNRHFSGPLRGESPSYAGLYMIDPNTADDIRSNMNPNLQTAGRRVMSKISRWVEANNDFVPLFRRARIALEESRLPQLRLNAQLRLIPNPQGGRQYDLPVSTHEIGAFLPESNRLRYIDAEWSRESGRDICLYLHERPDSRIDADFPRISDLVHEVDEVLGIDGRPQYLALIHQSHPLYLPLHYVLFWPEGGVGHHRALRLRNTTQSGARRVRDKITPQMWARFLLYTRSNSFNIVHRGGALFQQFLVDLYLMVEKGRLEFYSAPRNQKKFRAEQYTKIIQYRRNAMEQGIPAKDLGRPVILPSSYKGGPRDRTNSFRNSIAIIQQYGTPSLFVTFTANPNWPEVQRNLYKDTNGVPSQRHWDRADLIARVFEMKRICITHTPFTNAVKGSVTQ, via the exons ATGTCGTACGCAGGATCAGACTACTCTGCCAGCTCTGTTCACTATCTCTTCTACTCCTCGA ACGCCTCTGCCAATGTTAATACACGCtccctcttcgccattcCGGCCCATTGTCCCATCCCCAAGTTCAAGACCACCGGCGACGCCTATGACACCCGGGTGTCAGACATTCCCCTCTCCCCGGACTGGAACACCCGGAACACCAGTGCCGCCCCCTACGCTACGTTGTTGCAACTCATGTGGCGTTCGCCTTCCGCTGTCCCTTCAAAG ATATTGGGGACTTGGTCGTGGAATGTT CACATTATGCAGCTGAACCAAGCATTGACCTTCACTTCGGTTTCTGCAACCCGTGATAGCCGTCTTAGTAGAAGTGAGGCCGTTTTGACGTATTCCATTGAGGGCACGAATCGTCATTTCTCGGGACCTTTACGTG GTGAGAGCCCGTCATACGCTGGACTGTATATGATTGATCCTAATACCGCGGATGATATTCGCTCGAACATGAATCCAAACCTCCAGACCGCAGGGCGCCGTGTTATGTCAAAGATTAGCCGCTGGGTCGAGGCGAATAACGACTTTGTGCCTCTTTTTCGACGTGCACGGATAGCCTTAGAGGAGTCTCGCTTGCCCCAGTTACGTTTGAATGCCCAGCTACGACTTATACCAAATCCACAGGGTGGGCGCCAGTATGATCTACCGGTATCTACCCATGAAATTGGTGCTTTCCTTCCTGAATCAAATCGCCTTCGATACATTGACGCTGAATGGAGTCGCGAAAGTGGCCGTGATATATGTCTATATCTCCACGAACGACCAGATAGTCGCATAGATGCAGACTTCCCTAGGATTTCTGACTTGGTGCACGAAGTCGACGAAGTGTTAGGAATAGATGGACGGCCTCAATACCTTGCTTTGATTCACCAATCCCACCCTTTATACCTTCCCCTTCACTATGTGCTTTTTTGGCCAGAGGGTGGTGTAGGACATCACCGTGCGCTACGTCTTCGGAATACAACACAGTCTGGTGCGAGAAGAGTCCGTGATAAAATCACTCCGCAGATGTGGGCAAGGTTCCTACTCTATACCCGGTCAAATTCTTTCAATATCGTTCATCGAGGTGGGGCTCTCTTCCAGCAGTTCTTGGTTGACCTTTACCTTATGGTAGAGAAGGGACGTTTGGAGTTCTATTCTGCCCCGAGGAACCAGAAGAAGTTCCGTGCTGAACAATACACAAA GATTATCCAGTACCGCCGCAATGCTATGGAGCAAGGCATTCCAGCGAAGGACCTTGGGCGCCCAGTCATTTTACCCTCTTCATATAAAGGTGGCCCCCGCGATAGGACAAACTCATTCCGTAACTCTATTGCAATCATACAGCAGTATGGAACACCGTCTCTATTCGTTACATTCACAGCGAATCCCAATTGGCCAGAGGTCCAACGCAATCTATACAAAGATACAAATGGTGTCCCATCACAACGACACTGGGACCGCGCAGACCTGATTGCCCGGGTTTTTGAAATGAAGC GCATATGT ATAACGCATACCCCATTTACCAACGCCGTCAAGGGTTCAGTCACACAGTGA
- a CDS encoding class I glutamine amidotransferase-like protein → MVQHKIHVAVLDADIPCLSVYKARGLYSSQFRVLLQAAAQRLNKPPETLKDGPLAVQVAAFDAVGGVLPPLETLRTNPQSPAEPYGDGPLNPIDAILITGSASSAYEDQSWIHAM, encoded by the coding sequence ATGGTCCAACACAAGATTCACGTGGCCGTGCTAGACGCCGACATTCCCTGCCTCTCAGTATACAAAGCGCGAGGTCTATACAGCTCGCAATTCCGCGTCCTCCTGCAAGCAGCCGCCCAGCGCCTAAACAAGCCCCCAGAAACCCTCAAAGATGGACCTCTCGCCGTCCAGGTAGCGGCCTTCGATGCCGTCGGCGGGGTTTTACCTCCTCTGGAAACTCTGCGAACCAACCCCCAGTCCCCAGCCGAGCCTTACGGCGACGGACCATTGAACCCGATAGATGCAATCCTAATCACGGGCTCGGCATCCTCAGCCTACGAAGATCAATCCTGGATCCACGCTATGTAG
- a CDS encoding putative glutamine amidotransferase-like protein, translating to MGIQPITLQPSFTARFPPLARATAQSPFRIQLIHGDAVVPTPEAEAAAGQTGVSLPAPWSSIGSSAQCAIQGLYHLGRVLTYQGHFEFDTFVNGELAQEFGRRAGWSGAVMAEYLEQIYRSRVPGLKDDDDAQAAAEAVLMFFAGEDVDLMCYGGSGILTPPLD from the coding sequence ATGGGCATTCAGCCCATCACCCTGCAGCCCTCCTTCACCGCGCGCTTCCCACCTCTCGCGCGCGCCACAGCTCAGAGTCCATTCCGCATCCAGCTCATCCACGGTGACGCGGTGGTGCCGACGCCCGAGGCGGAAGCTGCCGCGGGCCAGACGGGAGTCTCGCTGCCGGCACCGTGGTCTAGTATCGGGAGTAGTGCGCAGTGCGCCATCCAGGGTCTGTATCACCTTGGCCGGGTGCTGACGTACCAGGGTCACTTTGAGTTCGACACTTTTGTCAATGGGGAGCTTGCGCAGGAATTTGGGCGTCGTGCGGGTTGGTCGGGGGCTGTGATGGCAGAGTATCTGGAGCAGATTTATCGCTCGCGCGTTCCTGGGTTgaaggatgatgatgatgcccaggctgctgctgaggcagttTTAATGTTCTTTGCCGGGGAGGATGTAGACTTGATGTGTTATGGTGGTAGTGGTATTCTCACGCCTCCGCTGGATTGA
- a CDS encoding Putative RfeD translates to MPPRSSLTSSFSVTDANNEVVCPLKNNDNSNCRKRCLGEKRYRSMQEHIRRAHPNHYIPKLPATEESFLMMVNTPLEQRVQLSPPEPAQPRRPHDVAPERDIYVADGSPATPRALDEPHPAAATAAVALAQLHHHRLASDWDTDMDTHSDTDLSHPRMRGAIELPPLRDHFKQESLPPFTPRPRELLPSILNHSPPGRSSTLPPIQRRDKFCRPRKSSITQSARKPKQDRPKSKEFGRRPSLGDRKALSAEPQTAAWAQGKRWEDLIEAATSATEVDDEPYSDAGRSPTIAPLLSNVTSALSGVKNRLSLPPAFQSAGLPPISSHRPFPPHSYAASPLHKSLTPPPYENHRSRESDLEPFPSIESSLDSMSSASGRNFASSVSGVAPSINSDSSPVMNLIPSISQRQPHRFSNPTPASFRNKEVQVFCAQCKRPSALNECYACTECICGVCRDCVGMFISSPPASFRTPGNGLLNNAPSQGPTSYPGPRGCPRCRTAGGKWKAFQIDIK, encoded by the exons ATGCCTCCTCGAAGCTCACTGACTAGCTCGTTCTCGGTAACCGATGCCAATAATGAGGTGGTCTGTCCTTTGAAGAATAACGATAATTCCAATTGTCGCAAACGATGCCTGGGT GAAAAACGCTATCGCTCTATGCAGGAGCACATTCGACGTGCGCATCCGAACCACTACATCCCGAAGCTCCCGGCTACCGAGGAGAGCTTCCTGATGATGGTGAACACCCCGCTCGAGCAACGGGTGCAGCTGTCCCCCCCCGAACCCGCTCAACCCAGGCGACCCCACG ATGTGGCACCGGAAAGAGACATCTATGTCGCTGATGGCTCCCCGGCTACCCCTCGAGCTCTGGATGAACCCCACCCAGCTGCGGCCACTGCGGCGGTTGCTCTGGCACAACTGCATCACCATCGACTGGCCTCGGATTGGGATACAGACATG GATACCCATTCGGATACCGACTTGAGTCATCCCCGCATGCGCGGAGCTATTGAACTTCCCCCACTCCGTGATCATTTCAAGCAGGAATCTCTTCCACCGTTTACGCCTCGTCCGCGCGAGCTTCTTCCATCCATTCTTAATCACTCCCCGCCCGGTCGCTCATCCACATTACCACCAATCCAGCGGAGAGACAAGTTTTGCCGCCCGCGCAAATCATCCATCACTCAATCTGCTCGCAAACCTAAGCAGGATCGTCCCAAGTCAAAGGAATTCGGGCGGCGACCAAGCCTCGGTGACCGCAAAGCCCTTTCAGCAGAGCCGCAAACTGCAGCCTGGGCGCAAGGCAAGCGCTGGGAGGATTTGATAGAAGCCGCGACGTCAGCGACCGAAGTAGATGATGAGCCCTACTCAGAT GCTGGTCGGTCTCCAACGATTGCCCCACTACTTTCCAACGTGACGTCTGCTCTCTCGGGTGTGAAAAATCGGTTATCGCTACCACCCGCGTTCCAATCTGCAGGATTACCTCCTATATCTTCACATCGGCCATTTCCACCGCATTCATACGCCGCCTCGCCTCTGCACAAATCATTGACCCCGCCACCATACGAGAACCACCGTAGCCGTGAAAGCGACTTGGAACCATTTCCATCTATTGAATCATCGCTCGATTCCATGTCTTCAGCATCCGGTAGAAATTTTGCATCATCGGTTTCGGGAGTCGCGCCGTCTATAAACTCTGATTCCAGCCCAGTTATGAATCTCATCCCGTCTATTTCCCAGCGACAGCCACACCGATTCTCCAATCCTACTCCGGCATCTTTCCGCAACAAAGAGGTTCAGGTGTTTTGCGCTCAGTGCAAACGACCCTCGGCCCTGAATGAGTGCTATGCCTGTACGGAGTGCATCTGTGGAGTCTGCCGCGACTGCGTAGGCATGTTCATTTCCAGTCCGCCCGCTTCATTCCGAACTCCAGGAAATGGGTTACTAAATAATGCCCCGTCACAAGGACCAACAAGTTACCCTGGTCCTCGCGGATGTCCACGATGTCGAACCGCGGGAGGTAAATGGAAGGCCTTCCAAATCGACATCAAGTGA
- a CDS encoding Cytochrome cd1-nitrite reductase-like, C-terminal heme d1: protein MHIQTLLPILSTLGTTSAAIASKPAHLWASHYNGNVYSLALKNNTLSLSQTLNTCGNMPSWLTLDAHTRTVYCSDETGTADASMQGSLTALHVRPDGTLREGAVTKTVGGGVNSVIYESDAGTKFIAIAHYEGSAISTFALPIKQNQPALQAFHFNLTRPGKVAQQDSPHPHEVFLDPTGSFIVSPDLGADLLRVYAIEDGPSGKLSECPSLNITFGSGPRHGVFWTDGTDRSAGAGSTNSRKMAAVGETMLYLANEIGGTMMVFDVWYSRSGCLSFEQTQTLVPYPGGVMPEGGTPAEISRIGDEFSLSIRTDQGFKPSDSMVVLDRSPVDGSLEVRNSSSAFGKVPRTFVINRAGDLVAIGNQASATVVIVHRDPKTGNLGEEVAVLQVGEPGKVGTAEGLSSVIWDE, encoded by the exons ATGCATATCCAGACCCTTCTACCCATCCTGTCCACCTTAGGAACCACCTCAGCAGCCATTGCCTCTAAACCAGCCCACCTCTGGGCATCCCACTACAATGGCAACGTCTACAGCCTGGCCCTGAAGAACAACACTCTCTCCCTATCGCAGACCCTCAACACCTGCGGCAACATGCCAAGCTGGCTCACACTGGATGCGCACACCCGCACTGTCTACTGCTCTGACGAAACTGGTACTGCCGACGCGTCGATGCAAGGCTCGCTGACGGCCCTGCATGTCAGACCCGACGGTACATTGCGCGAAGGCGCTGTCACCAAGACTGTCGGCGGCGGCGTGAATAGTGTTATCTACGAGTCAGATGCCGGGACGAAGTTTATTGCCATTGCGCATTA CGAGGGCTCGGCCATATCAACCTTCGCCCTACCCATCAAACAAAATCAACCAGCCCTGCAAGCCTTCCATTTCAACTTGACCAGACCGGGCAAAGTTGCCCAGCAGGACTCACCCCACCCGCATGAAGTCTTCCTCGACCCGACCGGCTCGTTTATCGTCAGTCCGGACCTGGGCGCGGACTTGCTGCGCGTGTACGCGATCGAGGACGGCCCTTCGGGAAAGCTCTCGGAGTGTCCAAGCCTGAATATTACCTTCGGTAGTGGGCCGCGACACGGTGTGTTCTGGACTGATGGCACTGACCGGTCGGCCGGAGCTGGATCGACAAATTCGCGGAAGATGGCGGCTGTTGGCGAGACAATGTTGTATCTTGCGAACGAGATCGGCGGTACGATGATGGTATTTGACGTTTGGTATTCGAGATCTGGGTGTTTGTCTTTTGAGCAGACGCAGACACTGGTGCCGTATCCCGGAGGTGTCATGCCCGAGGGTGGGACGCCGGCTGAGATTAGCAGGATCGGGGATGAGTTTTCTCTTTCGATTCGCACTGATCAGGGGTTCAAGCCAAGCGATTCGATGGTAGTGCTTGATCGGTCGCCGGTGGATGGGTCACTCGAGGTGCGGAACTCGTCTTCTGCATTCGGGAAGGTGCCGCGAACTTTTGTGATTAATCGGGCCGGGGATCTGGTTGCCATTGGGAATCAGGCTTCTGCGACGGTTGTGATTGTGCATCGGGATCCGAAGACGGGGAATCTGGGTGAGGAGGTTGCTGTTCTACAGGTTGGCGAGCCTGGGAAGGTGGGGACTGCGGAGGGTCTCAGCAGTGTCATCTGGGATGAGTAG